In Paracoccus aminophilus JCM 7686, a single window of DNA contains:
- a CDS encoding ABC transporter ATP-binding protein — MSHIALTGLAKDYAGSPALRDFSLTIAKGEFVSLLGPSGCGKTTTLRILAGFETASAGEARMGDQDILRLPAHRRRMGVVFQNYALFPHLTAAGNIAFGLKIARRPASEIAATVARMLDLVGLPDKGDHLPAELSGGQQQRIAIARALATDPAMLLLDEPLSALDAVVRVELRDRIREIQSALGITTVFVTHDQEEALAVSDRIVVMRAGVIEQVGTPEDIYLRPATRFVASFIGRMSLIDGIWRNGALSAGDLSLRVATDQPPRDGMGATLLLRPEALRLTDPATSIAGWNSLLARVRASVFQGGMRRLTLEAAGQEFLADLPSDQGTAPRGTELRLNFAPDACRLLPRETEAA; from the coding sequence ATGAGCCATATTGCACTGACCGGTCTGGCCAAGGATTACGCGGGAAGCCCGGCTTTGCGCGATTTCAGCCTGACGATCGCCAAGGGCGAGTTTGTCTCGCTGCTCGGGCCCTCGGGCTGCGGCAAAACCACGACCTTGCGCATTCTCGCGGGCTTTGAGACGGCGAGCGCGGGCGAGGCCCGGATGGGCGATCAGGACATTCTCCGCTTGCCCGCGCACCGCCGCCGCATGGGCGTGGTCTTTCAAAATTACGCGCTCTTTCCGCATCTGACGGCGGCCGGGAATATCGCCTTCGGCCTCAAGATCGCGCGTCGCCCGGCCAGCGAGATCGCGGCGACCGTTGCCCGGATGCTCGATCTGGTCGGCCTGCCCGACAAGGGCGATCACCTGCCCGCAGAGCTTTCGGGCGGCCAGCAGCAGCGCATCGCGATTGCCCGCGCGCTCGCGACCGATCCGGCGATGCTGCTGCTTGATGAACCCTTGAGCGCGCTTGATGCCGTTGTCCGGGTCGAACTGCGGGACCGCATCCGCGAGATCCAGAGCGCGCTCGGCATCACCACCGTCTTCGTCACCCATGATCAGGAAGAGGCGCTCGCCGTTTCAGACCGCATCGTCGTCATGCGCGCTGGCGTGATCGAGCAGGTCGGCACACCCGAAGACATCTATCTGCGCCCCGCGACCCGCTTTGTCGCCTCGTTCATCGGGCGGATGAGCCTGATCGACGGGATCTGGCGCAATGGCGCGCTCAGTGCGGGCGATTTGTCGCTGCGCGTCGCCACCGACCAACCGCCGCGCGACGGCATGGGTGCGACCCTGCTCTTGCGCCCCGAGGCCCTGCGCCTGACCGATCCCGCCACCTCGATTGCGGGCTGGAACAGCCTGCTCGCCCGCGTGCGCGCCTCGGTCTTCCAAGGCGGGATGCGGCGGCTGACGCTGGAGGCGGCGGGCCAGGAATTCCTCGCCGATCTGCCAAGCGATCAGGGCACAGCGCCCCGCGGCACCGAGCTGCGGCTGAACTTCGCCCCCGATGCCTGCCGGTTGCTGCCCCGCGAAACGGAGGCCGCGTGA
- a CDS encoding MBL fold metallo-hydrolase → MRLSILGAGTILPQPNRSPACHLLEIAGRKLVFDLGPGAVARLAAAGLDHREIDTVFISHLHPDHVLDLVTLLQATNATPSWERRAPLQLIGCRGLAAFTEALLAIFRDARPETYALEIHELELGANEVAGLNIHAALTGHTSNSLALRLEAEGRVFAYSGDAADLPALVEIAQDADLFLCEASFPDGQGTPDHLTATQAASIAARAGVRHLVLTHLYPQADTQNMRAEAEAQFKGRLTIAQDGTEVRA, encoded by the coding sequence ATGCGTCTGAGCATTCTTGGCGCGGGCACGATCCTGCCGCAACCAAACCGCAGCCCCGCCTGTCATCTGCTTGAAATCGCGGGCAGAAAGCTGGTCTTCGACCTGGGCCCCGGCGCTGTGGCGCGGCTCGCGGCGGCAGGGCTCGACCATCGCGAGATCGACACGGTCTTCATCTCGCATCTTCATCCCGATCATGTCCTCGATCTGGTGACGCTCTTGCAGGCGACCAATGCGACGCCCAGCTGGGAGCGGCGCGCGCCCTTGCAGCTGATCGGCTGTCGCGGGCTTGCCGCTTTCACCGAGGCGCTTCTGGCGATCTTCCGCGATGCCCGCCCGGAAACCTATGCGCTCGAAATCCACGAGCTCGAACTTGGCGCGAACGAGGTCGCGGGGCTGAATATCCATGCCGCGCTGACCGGGCACACCTCGAACAGCCTCGCCTTGCGGCTTGAGGCGGAGGGCCGCGTCTTTGCCTATTCGGGCGATGCCGCCGATCTGCCCGCTTTGGTCGAGATCGCGCAAGACGCCGATCTCTTCCTGTGCGAGGCCTCTTTCCCCGACGGCCAAGGCACGCCCGACCACCTGACCGCGACGCAAGCGGCCAGCATCGCCGCGCGCGCCGGAGTGCGCCACCTCGTTCTGACCCATCTTTACCCGCAGGCTGATACGCAAAACATGCGCGCCGAGGCAGAGGCCCAGTTCAAAGGCCGCCTGACCATCGCCCAGGACGGCACAGAGGTCCGCGCATGA
- a CDS encoding ABC transporter permease, giving the protein MSLRTTLRNWAGLLPFLAFALAFELAPIGVLMRSAFTVEGSLGLGNFSRALTPVMQQAFVNSLGLALASALLGTALGLIVARAITTSRSATTQNMLTALADVTANFGGAPLAFAFVITLGSTGIITLLLKQVGIDLYPAFRIYSLSGLVIAYTYFQLPLAILLMIPALLGLRREWSEAATSLGATGRDYWLRVALPILRPSLLGCFFLLFANAFGAYATAWTLTGSAVNLVTVQIAALARGEVQFDPALADALATLSLAVMLVAVGLCQMMMRRRA; this is encoded by the coding sequence ATGAGCCTGCGAACCACCTTGCGCAATTGGGCCGGGCTCTTGCCCTTCCTTGCCTTCGCGCTCGCCTTTGAGCTTGCACCGATCGGGGTTCTGATGCGCTCGGCCTTCACGGTCGAGGGCAGTCTCGGGCTTGGCAACTTCAGCCGCGCGCTGACCCCGGTCATGCAGCAGGCCTTCGTCAACAGCCTTGGCCTTGCCCTCGCTTCGGCGCTGCTCGGGACCGCGCTGGGTCTGATCGTGGCGCGCGCGATCACCACCAGCCGCTCGGCGACCACGCAGAACATGCTGACCGCCTTGGCCGATGTAACCGCGAATTTCGGCGGCGCGCCTTTGGCCTTTGCTTTTGTGATCACACTCGGCTCGACCGGGATCATCACGCTGCTGCTCAAACAGGTGGGGATCGATCTTTACCCCGCTTTCCGCATCTATTCGCTGAGCGGGCTGGTCATCGCTTACACCTATTTCCAGCTGCCGCTGGCGATCTTGCTGATGATCCCGGCGCTTCTCGGCCTGCGCCGGGAATGGAGCGAGGCCGCGACCAGCCTTGGCGCGACGGGCCGCGATTACTGGCTGCGGGTCGCTTTGCCGATCCTGCGCCCCTCGCTTCTGGGCTGTTTCTTCCTGCTTTTTGCCAATGCCTTCGGCGCTTATGCGACGGCTTGGACGCTGACCGGCTCGGCGGTCAATCTGGTTACGGTCCAGATCGCGGCCTTGGCGCGCGGCGAAGTCCAGTTTGATCCGGCCTTGGCCGATGCTTTGGCCACGCTCTCGCTGGCGGTGATGCTGGTCGCGGTCGGTCTTTGCCAGATGATGATGCGGAGGCGCGCATGA
- a CDS encoding ABC transporter permease produces the protein MSRNLWRPTVLSLFLAFMIVPVLATALFSISVRWDRSLWPEGLTLEWWQKVTAKTAFRRALWNSLWVSGLTVVISAALVAPTAWLVHSRLKRARWLVEILAILPFGLPGVVLALGLIRLYAGNTVMGMSTLLIAACVTITLPFMYRAIANALEALDIPTLTEAAQSLGATRGQIFLRVILPNIRAGLVNGCLLVFAATFAEFALANLLIGTRMKTFPIYLVEFTRFDARQASALACLSFAIAWIISLAILWVAGRRRKGGAGAG, from the coding sequence ATGAGCCGTAATCTTTGGCGCCCGACCGTGCTCTCGCTGTTTCTCGCCTTCATGATCGTGCCGGTGCTGGCGACCGCGCTTTTCTCGATCTCGGTGCGCTGGGACCGCTCGCTTTGGCCCGAGGGGCTGACGCTCGAGTGGTGGCAAAAGGTCACCGCGAAAACCGCCTTCCGCCGGGCGCTGTGGAACTCGCTCTGGGTGTCTGGGCTGACGGTGGTGATCTCGGCCGCGCTGGTCGCGCCGACGGCTTGGCTGGTTCATTCGCGCCTCAAACGCGCGCGCTGGCTGGTCGAGATTCTGGCCATCCTGCCCTTCGGCCTGCCGGGCGTCGTGCTGGCTTTGGGTCTGATCCGGCTTTACGCGGGCAATACGGTGATGGGCATGTCCACGCTTTTGATCGCGGCCTGCGTGACCATCACCCTGCCTTTCATGTATCGCGCCATTGCCAATGCGCTCGAGGCTTTGGACATCCCGACCCTGACCGAGGCCGCGCAAAGCCTTGGCGCAACGCGGGGCCAGATCTTCCTGCGGGTAATCTTGCCCAATATCCGCGCGGGTCTGGTCAATGGCTGCCTGCTGGTCTTTGCCGCGACCTTCGCCGAATTCGCGCTGGCCAATCTGCTGATCGGGACGCGAATGAAAACCTTCCCGATCTATCTTGTCGAATTCACGCGGTTCGATGCGCGGCAAGCAAGTGCTCTTGCCTGCCTGAGCTTCGCCATCGCGTGGATCATCTCGCTTGCGATCCTTTGGGTCGCGGGGCGCCGCCGCAAGGGCGGTGCCGGGGCGGGATGA
- a CDS encoding ABC transporter substrate-binding protein — MIATTFKFWLNAAALTGLVTVSTAAHAQSSAEITAAAKTDGQLVSYGMSDDWVNLGAIFERIGEIYGVEHVDTDMTSAEEISHLLAEKDAPVMDIADIGYDFLGTLLENDLAASYKNANWDKIKPEFKDPDGRWSSAYWGAIAFLVNTDLVKDKPATWNDLLKPEYHDKVCSRDPRMSSYATASVLAAAYANGGGEDNVQPGLDWFKQLRDSGNLRDGVVLNVASVQKGECPISLVYDFDGLAKRDATGLPLEVIIPSDGTVGMIFAQYANARAPHPNAARAALDFLTSDEGQVMLATGYAHPTRDIELPAEVAAKMLPTEAYGKVHFPSSLDGFSGAVKKIVDGWSAVVGG; from the coding sequence ATGATCGCGACGACTTTCAAATTCTGGCTCAACGCCGCTGCTCTGACGGGGCTTGTCACCGTCTCGACCGCAGCCCACGCGCAAAGCTCTGCCGAGATCACGGCAGCGGCGAAAACGGACGGCCAGCTTGTCAGCTATGGCATGTCGGATGACTGGGTGAACCTTGGTGCGATCTTCGAGCGCATCGGCGAGATCTATGGCGTCGAGCATGTCGATACCGACATGACCTCGGCCGAAGAGATCAGCCATCTGCTCGCAGAAAAAGACGCGCCGGTGATGGATATCGCCGATATCGGCTATGATTTCCTGGGCACGCTGCTCGAAAACGATCTGGCCGCGAGCTACAAGAACGCGAACTGGGACAAGATCAAACCCGAGTTCAAAGATCCCGATGGCCGCTGGTCCTCGGCCTATTGGGGCGCGATTGCGTTTCTTGTGAACACCGATCTGGTCAAGGACAAGCCCGCGACCTGGAACGACCTGCTCAAGCCCGAATATCACGACAAGGTCTGCTCGCGCGATCCGCGCATGTCGAGCTATGCGACCGCCTCGGTTCTGGCGGCGGCCTATGCCAATGGCGGCGGCGAGGACAATGTCCAGCCCGGTCTCGACTGGTTCAAGCAGCTGCGCGACAGCGGCAACCTGCGTGACGGCGTCGTTCTCAACGTCGCTTCGGTTCAGAAGGGCGAATGCCCGATCTCGCTCGTCTATGACTTCGACGGTCTGGCCAAGCGCGACGCGACCGGCCTGCCGCTTGAGGTCATCATTCCCTCGGATGGCACCGTCGGCATGATCTTCGCGCAATATGCCAATGCCCGCGCGCCGCATCCGAATGCCGCACGCGCCGCTCTGGACTTCCTGACCTCGGACGAGGGTCAGGTCATGCTCGCGACCGGCTATGCCCACCCGACCCGCGACATCGAGCTGCCCGCCGAAGTCGCCGCGAAAATGCTGCCGACCGAGGCTTATGGCAAAGTCCATTTCCCGTCCTCGCTCGACGGTTTCTCGGGCGCGGTGAAAAAGATCGTCGACGGCTGGAGCGCCGTTGTCGGCGGCTGA
- a CDS encoding AraC family transcriptional regulator: protein MLEELRTRHLAHHDTSRAMAAMEVCYPDGTSTGWHSHPRGQLLHAISGVMVVHAAQGAWVVPPNRALWLEAGLEHEVHMTGEVRIHTVFLADQQIPGLPARTSVLAVSPLLREVIVAAVRLPPDAEESARAGLLLGLLVDELTVSDVLPLHLPMPKDERLRQICRSLQEAPADSRTAEAWGASLGFSGKTVHRLFAREVQMSFAQWREQARLLAALTRLAAGARIIDTAFDCGYASQSAFTAMFRRHFGVPPSAYPLFATKGAAEGDP from the coding sequence ATGCTGGAAGAGCTACGCACCCGCCATCTGGCCCATCACGACACCAGCCGCGCGATGGCCGCGATGGAGGTCTGCTATCCCGATGGCACCTCGACCGGCTGGCACAGCCATCCGCGGGGCCAGCTTTTGCATGCGATCAGCGGGGTGATGGTGGTCCATGCCGCCCAAGGCGCCTGGGTGGTGCCGCCGAACCGCGCGCTCTGGCTTGAGGCCGGGCTTGAGCACGAGGTCCATATGACCGGCGAGGTGCGCATCCATACGGTCTTTCTCGCCGATCAGCAGATCCCGGGCCTGCCCGCGCGGACCTCGGTTCTCGCGGTCTCGCCGCTTTTGCGTGAGGTGATCGTGGCTGCGGTCCGACTGCCGCCGGATGCGGAAGAAAGCGCGCGGGCGGGGCTTCTGTTGGGGCTGCTCGTCGACGAGCTGACGGTCTCGGATGTGCTGCCGCTGCATCTGCCTATGCCCAAGGACGAAAGGTTGCGCCAGATTTGTCGCAGCCTGCAAGAAGCGCCCGCCGACAGCCGCACCGCCGAGGCCTGGGGCGCGAGTTTGGGCTTTTCGGGCAAGACCGTGCATCGTCTTTTCGCGCGCGAGGTGCAGATGAGCTTTGCGCAATGGCGCGAACAGGCGCGGCTTTTGGCGGCGCTGACCCGGCTCGCGGCGGGGGCGCGGATCATCGATACGGCCTTTGACTGCGGCTATGCCAGCCAAAGCGCCTTTACCGCGATGTTTCGCCGTCACTTCGGCGTGCCGCCCTCGGCCTATCCGCTGTTTGCGACAAAGGGCGCGGCGGAAGGCGATCCTTGA
- a CDS encoding DMT family transporter, translated as MTRNPPRLAFLYPLLAMAIWAGNVIVSRRAAHTIGPEAITFYRLLLATLLMSLFVARPAWRNRAVIFAHLGQFFVLGFLAMCLFQCLSYLAAETTSATNMAVFTALTPLLTAAFGAALLGERPTVGILGGGLLSLLGLIWLVSEGAPLAILRNGIHLGDGLMFLAALAYALYGVLLKRWSLPVSSWQSTYLQALCALIIMFPALLATPPEQRALNAATLPLIAYAGGLASVLLPYFWVRGIALLGPARAAIFINLLPVMTALAAIVFLGEPVRSWHLIGGGAALAGVIAAQLLRQPLGKQPRETGQTA; from the coding sequence ATGACCCGCAATCCACCTCGCCTCGCTTTCCTTTACCCGCTGCTCGCCATGGCCATCTGGGCGGGCAATGTCATCGTCTCGCGCCGCGCCGCCCATACGATCGGCCCCGAGGCGATCACCTTCTATCGCCTGCTGCTCGCCACCCTGCTGATGAGCCTCTTTGTCGCGCGCCCGGCTTGGCGCAATCGCGCCGTGATCTTCGCCCATCTTGGCCAGTTCTTCGTGTTGGGCTTTCTGGCGATGTGCTTGTTTCAATGCCTCTCTTACCTTGCGGCCGAGACGACCAGCGCGACCAATATGGCGGTCTTCACCGCGCTGACGCCGCTCTTGACCGCCGCCTTCGGCGCGGCCCTTCTGGGCGAGCGCCCGACCGTCGGCATTCTCGGCGGCGGACTTTTGTCGCTACTCGGGCTGATCTGGCTGGTCAGCGAGGGTGCACCGCTGGCGATCCTGCGCAATGGCATCCATCTCGGCGACGGGCTGATGTTTCTGGCAGCACTCGCCTATGCGCTTTACGGCGTGCTTCTCAAACGCTGGAGCCTGCCGGTCAGCAGCTGGCAATCGACCTATCTGCAGGCGCTTTGCGCGCTCATCATCATGTTCCCGGCGCTTTTGGCGACGCCGCCCGAGCAGCGCGCGCTTAATGCCGCAACCCTGCCGCTGATCGCCTATGCGGGCGGGCTCGCCTCGGTCTTGCTGCCCTATTTCTGGGTGCGCGGGATTGCCTTGTTGGGCCCGGCACGGGCGGCGATCTTCATCAACCTGCTGCCGGTGATGACCGCGCTTGCCGCGATTGTGTTTCTGGGCGAGCCGGTGCGCAGCTGGCATCTGATCGGCGGCGGCGCGGCTTTGGCCGGCGTGATCGCGGCGCAGCTGCTGCGTCAGCCGCTTGGAAAGCAGCCCCGCGAAACCGGCCAGACTGCCTGA
- a CDS encoding helix-turn-helix domain-containing protein, with product MDNETVDADFGIAVRSRRAELGITLEQLAANSGVSVAALSRLERGLLGPSLRNALAIARALGCDLTNLIESPAAQVTRAGDNLRYFDAATGIERLALARPAPHLELLLYTVPAGQSSVRFAAHRPGTREVFHLLSGELELHHGPDPLVLKAGDSATVRADHEHWFTARGSETARFILLVLGRDRAE from the coding sequence ATGGACAACGAGACGGTTGATGCGGATTTCGGCATTGCGGTGCGCTCACGACGCGCCGAGCTTGGCATCACGCTCGAGCAGCTGGCCGCGAATAGCGGGGTCTCGGTCGCGGCGCTGTCGCGGCTTGAGCGCGGGTTGCTGGGCCCTTCGCTGCGCAATGCCTTGGCCATCGCGCGCGCGCTTGGCTGCGATCTCACCAATCTGATCGAAAGCCCGGCCGCGCAGGTCACGCGGGCGGGCGACAATCTGCGCTATTTCGATGCGGCGACCGGGATCGAGCGGCTGGCTTTGGCCCGCCCCGCGCCTCATCTCGAGCTTCTGCTTTACACGGTTCCCGCCGGTCAAAGCTCGGTGCGTTTTGCCGCTCATCGCCCCGGCACGCGCGAGGTCTTTCACCTGCTCTCGGGCGAGCTGGAATTGCATCACGGCCCGGATCCTCTGGTGCTGAAGGCGGGCGATAGCGCCACGGTGCGCGCCGATCATGAACACTGGTTCACCGCGCGCGGGTCCGAGACCGCGCGCTTTATCCTGCTGGTTCTGGGCCGCGACCGCGCGGAATAG
- a CDS encoding L-lactate permease, which produces MSILLSLLPILLPILALLAGIRSLYAALSGIATALIIMLTAFPHAGTELWPALARWLPVMSEVLLIVGGGLLLSETLRLNGAQAALADWIAARTGHGVQAVLLVVHGVTPFAESVTGFGIGVTIGIPLLIRLGLAPRRAAMIGLLGLCAVPWGSMAPGTLIAANMSGLTLRDLGLASAVLSVVPFTITGMIAAWLVQPSGRAVLQGLVSGLVLTLAVTLANAVFGTAPAGAVGAVAVIALHLLATRRADSPLAPMGRRGLRAYGLLLGGVLVAGGLLALTGQSGALHYAASPALWLFVAALWFCRGLPPEAARALAWRAFGKVAPVTAAFLFLGVLMSVSGMAALLAEGLSGAGKAYLPASPFVAAAGGFITGSNTGANAMLAATQAGIARALGVDLLWFMAIHNVAASFLLMASPGKIEMAVQLAGAPEARAEVQRFALKVAAAVVACLALLSTLQAVL; this is translated from the coding sequence ATGTCGATCCTCCTCAGCCTGCTTCCGATCCTGCTGCCCATTTTAGCCCTGCTCGCCGGAATCCGCTCACTTTACGCGGCTCTGAGCGGCATCGCGACCGCCTTGATCATCATGCTGACCGCTTTTCCACATGCGGGGACCGAGCTATGGCCTGCGCTCGCGCGCTGGCTGCCGGTGATGTCCGAGGTGCTGCTGATCGTCGGGGGCGGGCTTTTGCTGTCCGAGACCCTGCGCCTAAACGGCGCGCAGGCGGCTTTGGCGGATTGGATCGCGGCGCGGACCGGCCATGGCGTGCAGGCGGTGCTGCTGGTCGTCCATGGCGTCACGCCTTTCGCGGAATCGGTGACCGGCTTTGGCATTGGCGTCACCATCGGCATCCCCCTGCTGATCCGGCTGGGGCTTGCGCCGCGCCGGGCGGCGATGATCGGCCTTCTGGGGCTCTGCGCGGTGCCTTGGGGCTCGATGGCGCCGGGCACGCTGATCGCGGCCAATATGTCGGGGCTCACCTTGCGCGATCTCGGGCTCGCCTCGGCGGTGCTGAGCGTCGTGCCCTTCACCATCACCGGCATGATCGCGGCCTGGCTGGTCCAGCCGAGCGGGCGCGCGGTGCTTCAGGGGCTGGTGTCGGGCCTCGTGCTGACGCTGGCGGTGACGCTGGCCAATGCTGTCTTTGGCACGGCCCCGGCGGGCGCGGTCGGCGCGGTCGCGGTCATCGCGCTGCATCTGCTGGCCACGCGCCGCGCCGACAGCCCACTTGCGCCGATGGGGCGGCGCGGGTTGCGGGCCTATGGCCTGCTGCTCGGCGGTGTGCTGGTCGCCGGCGGCCTCTTGGCGCTGACCGGCCAAAGCGGCGCGCTGCATTACGCAGCCTCCCCCGCGCTTTGGCTGTTCGTGGCCGCGCTCTGGTTCTGTCGGGGCCTGCCGCCCGAGGCCGCGCGTGCCTTGGCCTGGCGCGCCTTTGGCAAGGTCGCGCCGGTCACCGCCGCCTTCCTGTTTCTGGGCGTGCTGATGTCGGTCTCGGGCATGGCCGCGCTGCTCGCCGAGGGGCTTTCGGGCGCGGGCAAGGCCTATCTGCCCGCCTCGCCCTTTGTGGCGGCAGCGGGCGGGTTCATCACCGGCTCGAACACCGGGGCCAATGCGATGCTGGCCGCGACGCAAGCCGGGATCGCCCGGGCGCTTGGCGTCGATCTCTTGTGGTTCATGGCGATCCACAATGTCGCGGCCTCTTTCTTGCTGATGGCCTCGCCGGGCAAGATCGAGATGGCGGTGCAACTGGCTGGCGCCCCCGAGGCGCGCGCCGAGGTGCAGCGGTTCGCGCTGAAGGTCGCGGCGGCGGTCGTCGCCTGCCTTGCGCTGCTTTCGACCCTGCAGGCTGTACTTTAG
- a CDS encoding pyridoxamine 5'-phosphate oxidase family protein, whose product MTETYPVTPRNRVKREPDRGSYSRDEIYRVLDAAMLCHVAYVLDGQPFCTPTLLWREGDVLYWHGSSASRMIRQLAQGAPACVTVSHLDGLVMARSAFNHSVNYRSAMCFGTARLVSDPDEKLHALRAMVDRFYPGRFETLRPVTAQEIKATGFIAMPIDEASMKSRAHGVGEDAADAGHEVWAGVINLETRIVADAPCPRMEPPLPRPAGLAPLSEGARLDEALLHLQRLYEGEVGALV is encoded by the coding sequence ATGACAGAGACCTATCCCGTCACGCCCCGCAACCGGGTCAAGCGCGAGCCTGACCGTGGCAGCTACAGCCGGGACGAGATCTATCGCGTGCTCGATGCCGCGATGCTCTGCCATGTCGCCTATGTGCTCGACGGCCAGCCCTTTTGCACGCCGACCCTGCTTTGGCGCGAGGGCGATGTGCTTTATTGGCACGGCTCTTCGGCCAGCCGGATGATCCGCCAGCTGGCGCAGGGCGCACCGGCTTGCGTCACGGTCTCGCATCTCGACGGGCTGGTGATGGCGCGCTCGGCCTTCAATCACTCGGTGAATTACCGCTCTGCCATGTGTTTCGGGACGGCGCGGCTGGTCTCTGACCCCGACGAAAAGCTCCATGCGCTGCGCGCCATGGTCGATCGCTTCTATCCCGGCCGCTTCGAGACTCTGCGCCCGGTCACCGCGCAGGAAATCAAGGCCACAGGCTTCATCGCCATGCCGATCGACGAGGCCTCGATGAAAAGCCGCGCCCATGGTGTCGGCGAGGATGCGGCGGACGCGGGCCATGAGGTTTGGGCCGGTGTCATCAATCTGGAAACCCGGATCGTCGCCGATGCGCCCTGTCCGCGCATGGAGCCGCCCTTGCCCCGGCCTGCCGGGCTGGCGCCCTTGTCCGAGGGCGCGCGGCTTGATGAGGCGCTGCTGCATCTGCAACGGCTCTATGAGGGCGAGGTCGGCGCGCTCGTCTGA